The genomic segment CGGGGCTCGCGGCCAGGCGAATGTAGCTCAGCACAGGCCCGAATTTCTGCGCAAAGCCGGTGAAGTCGAGCACCGAAACGCCGCGGCGTTCCAGATGCGCGGCCATGCCGATCAGCGCGCCGACGGTGATCACGCCGGTGCCGCCGACGCCGGTCACCATGAGGTCGTAGGGCCGGTCGAGCGTTGCGGGCGCGGGCAGGGGAAGCGTTGCGGCGCGCTCGGTCGCATCGATCCGGCTCGCGCTCTTCTTGCGGCGCGTCGCGCCTTCGACCGTGACAAAGCTCGGGCAGAAGCCGTTGAGACAGGAAAAATCCTTGTTGCAGGCCGACAGATTGATCTGCCGCTTACGGCCGAACGGCGTCTCCTTCGGCTCGACGCTGAGGCAGTTGGATTCGACCGAGCAGTCGCCGCAGCCTTCGCAGACGAGATCGTTGACGTAGGCGAACCGCTTGGGATCGGCCATCTGCCCGCGCTTGCGCCGGCGCCGCTTCTCGGTGGCGCAGGTCTGCTGGTAGATCAGGACCGAGACGCGGGGAATATTGCGCAGCTCGCGCTGCACGGCATCCATCTCCTCGCGCGGATGGATGGTGACGCCGGCCGGCAGGTCGGACGGCGAGAACTGCGCGGGATTATCCGACACCAGGGCGATGCGCTCAACACCTTCGGCGCGGACGCTGTGGGCGATGGCATGGACGCTGACGGGCCCGTCGACCGGCTGGCCGCCGGTCATGGCGACCGCGTCGTTGAACAGGATCTTGTAGGTGATGTTGGCCTTGGCCGCGATCGCCTGGCGAATCGCCATCGAGCCGGAATGGTAGTAGGTGCCTTCGCCGAGATTCTGGAACACGTGCTTGTGCCCGGTGAATCGCGATGAAGCCGCCCAGTTCACGCCCTCGCCGCCCATCTGGATCAGCGAGGAGGTTTCGCGGTCCATCCAGCTCGCCATGAAATGACAGCCGATGCCGGCGAGCGCCTTCGATCCATCCGGCACTTTGGTCGAGGTGTTGTGCGGACATCCCGAGCAGAAATAGGGCGTGCGTGTCGCGCCGCTGACATTGATCGTGCGCGCGGCCTCCGGCATCAAGGCGGCGGCGCGCGCGGCGAGATTGAGGCCCGGAAACATCGGATCGAGCCGGCGCGCGAGCACGTTCGCGAGCGCGCGGGGCGACAATTCGCCGATCCAGGAGATCAGCCGTGCGCCGGTTTCGTCGTGCTTGCCGACCATGCGCTCGGGCTTGCTGCCGGGATAGTCGTAGAAGTACTCCTTGAACTGGCTCTCGATGATGCCGCGCTTCTCCTCGACCACCAGGATCTCGCGCTTGCCCTTCACGAAATCCATGGCGTCGTGCAGCGCCAGCGGCCAGACCATGCCGACCTTGTAGACGTCGATGCCGATGCGGCGGCAGGCGGCTTCATCGAGGCCCATCAGCCGCAGCGCCTCCATCAAATCGAGATGCGCCTTGCCGGTCGTGACGATGCCGTAGGTGGCGCTGGGGATGTCGTAGATGTGACGATCGATCGGATTGGCCTTGGCGAAGGCGTAGACCGCGTGCTTCTTGGCTTCCAGCCGTTCCTCGATCTGCGGACCCGGCAGATCGGGCCAGCGATAATGCAGGCCGCCCGGCGGCGGCGTGAAGTCGGGCGTGCGGAAGAGGCGCGGCGGGCGCAGCGCGACGGAGGCGCCTGATTCCACGATTTCTGAGATCGCCTTGAAGCCGACCCACATGCCGGAGAAGCGGCTCAGTGCGTAGCCATATTCGCCGAACGCCAGATATTCGTCGACGTCGGCCGGATGCAGCGTCGGCATGAACCAGCTCATGAAGGCGACGTCGGACTGATGCGGCATCGAGGAGGAGACGCAGCCATGGTCGTCGCCGGCGACCACCAGCACGCCGCCGTGCGGCGAGGAGCCATAGGCGTTGCCGTGCTTGAGCGCATCGCCGGAACGATCGACGCCCGGGCCCTTGCCGTACCAGAGCCCGAACACGCCATCGACCTCGCGGTCGGCTTGCGTCTCGACCTGCTGCGAGCCCAGCACCGCGGTTGCCGCGAGGTCCTCGTTCACGGCGGGGAGGAATTCGATGCGGTCGCGCTTGAGCTGCTGCTGGATGCGCCACAGTTCGAGATCAACGCCGCCGAGCGGCGAGCCGCGATAGCCGGAGATGAAGCCGGCGGTGTTGAGCCCGGCCGCACGATCGCGTCGCGCCTGGTCGAGCGCGATACGGACGATGGCCTGCGTGCCCGTGAGGAAGACGCGGCCCTCCTCGCGCTCGTAGCGATCGGAGAGCTCGTACGTGTCGAGTGAGGAAATGGCGTCCATGGCGGACCTCGCGCGGCATCCTGCCCAGTGATGGAAGGTTATGCCCGAGGCGTTGGTAGGTCTTACCTATTTATCCCTTCTGTTGCAGAAATTCGGTAGGATTTTGCAAGTGGGCGTTCAATCTGGTAGATCTGCTCGAACTGGAGCCTCCCATGATCGAAGAGCAGGACAGCCGCATTCTCGCCCATCTCCAGAGAGATGGCCGCGCCACCAACCAGCAACTCGCCGACGAGGTCGGCATGTCCACTTCCGCCTGCTGGCGGCGGGTGCGGGCGCTGGAGGAAAGCGGCGTCATCCAGGGCTATGCGGCGCTGGTGGCGCGCGAGCAGGCGGGCTTTGCGATGTCGGCCATCCTCCACGTCTCGCTGGAGCGGCACGATGCGAAGTTCGTCGACGAATTCGTGGCGAGGGTCACCAAGCGCCGCGAGGTGCTGGAGTGTTTTGCGACCACCGGGGACGCCGATTATCATTTGCGCGTCGTCGTCCAGGACATGGCGGCCTATAACCGCTTCCTCGACGAGTTCATGTTCCGCATCCCCGGCATCCGCTACGTCCGCAGCAACGTCGTGCTGAAGGAGATCAAGACCAGCGTGGCGCTGCCGTTTTGAGATGCGGAAAGTCCTGTGGGGTGGGCAAAGGCGCACTTGCGCCGTGCCCACGATCTCGCTCGACCTTGCGAAGGTCGGTAGGCGCGCTTCGCTTTGCCCACCCCAGGGCACCGCGATATCAATCTCCCGTAAACCAACACAGGGCGGCAAATTGGTAAACGGAACATGCCTTTCGTCGACGGTTCGGCCTCGCAGCGGTATTCCCGTCAGTTTTGTCGCGCTCGTTCGCAGCTCGTTCACTTTGATCGACGGTTTGCGCCGCGCAATAACGACCACTTAGGCGGTCGCCACCCATAAAGGCACCGGGAGAAATAGGCAGAAATGCCCGGGAGCTGAGATCGTGTCGACGACACTCGCGCGCACCTTTGCGGCGTTGAGCGCCATCAATGAAGCGATTCTCTACGCGAGATCGCCGGAGGAGCTGTACCAGAAGGTCTGCGATGCCGGGTTTTCGAGCGGGGACTTTCTGGCCGTTGCCGTGTTCCTGGTCGAGCCGGACGGCCGAAGGTTGTGCTTCGCGGCCGGCTGTGGCGATGACATTGCGCGGCTCCGCTCGATCGTGATCACGACGGAAACCGGCACGCCCGAAGGATCCGGCGTCGGCGGCGAGGCGTTTCGCCATCAGAAGCTGTGCGTCAGCAACGATTATCTGAACGATCCGCGCTCGCTGGCCTGGCGCGAGGGCGCCGCCCAGGCCCACATCGGTGCGGCCGCGGCGCTGCCGCTGCTCTGCAACGGCAAGAGTGTCGGCGTGTTGTATGTGACGCGGAGCGAGCCCAACTCGCTGAACGAGCAGATGGTGTCGCTGTTCGAGCGCATGTCGGCGAACATTTCCTACGCGCTGGACAATTTCGCGCGTGAGACCGCGCGGCAGGCCAGTGAACGGGCGACACGGCGGCTCAACCGCATGTTCGGCGCCATCAGCGCCACCAACGAAGCCATCCTGCACGCCAAGACCGAGCAGGAGCTGTATCAACTGGTATGCGACGCCTCGGTCCACAGCGGCAAGTCGCTGGCGACCATCGTGCTGCTTCGCGAGCCGGATTCGCACTGGATGAAGCCCGTCGCCGCCACCGGCCAGAACCTCGAGCTGGTCACCCAGGCGCGCTATTCGGTCGATCCGGAGAATCCCTACGGCAAGGGCATCTCGGGCGAGGTATTCCGGACGCAGAAGGCCATCGTCGAGGACGATCTCGCCAGCCGCACCAGGGGCACGCCGTGGGAGCAGGCCAACGTCAACACCGGCGTCGCCGCCTGCGTCGTCGCGCCGTTGATCAGGCACGGCGAGAGCGTCGGCGTGCTGCTGTTCTTCATCAGCCGCTCCTGGGCCAAGGACGAGGAGATCGTCGCGCTGATGCTGCGCATGGCCGAGAACGTCTCGTTCGCGATCGAGAATTTCGGCCGCGAGGCCGAGAAAGCCCGCATCGCCGCAGAAGAAGAGTGCCTGGCGCGCATGTATGCGGCGCTCAGCGCCACCAACGAGGCGATCCTGCGGGCGCGGTCGCGGGCCGAGCTGTTCGATCTCGTCTGCGAGGCGACCGCCAAGGGGGCCAAGTTCACCTTGGCCACCATCGCGCTGGTCGACCATCGCACCGGGCTGCTGCGCGTCGCCGCCTGCTATGGCCCGAACGCCGATGAGGTTCGCGAGTTCACGTTCTCCACCTCCGACCAGGTGCCCGAAGGGCGCGGCCTGACCGGCACCGCGTTTCGCACGCGCCAGCCCGCCGTCAGCAACGACGTGCTCGCCGACGACCGTATCGCGCCCTGGCACGCCAGCGCCCGCCGTACCGGCATCGCATCCTCGGCGGCATTGCCGCTGCTCAACGGCGACCGGGTCGAGGGCATCTTTCTGTTCAACTCCCCGGAGCGCGGCACCTTCACGCCGGAGCTCGTCGAGCTGCTGTGCAGGCTTCAGGCCAACGTCGCCTTCGCGCTCGAAAGCTTCGACCGCGCCGAAGAGAAGGCGCGGGCGGACAAGCAGCGCAATCGTCTCAGCGGCATGTTCGAGGCGCTGAGCGCAACCAACGAAGCCATCATGCGCGCCAAGACGCGCGAGGAGCTGTTCGAGGTGGCTTGCCAAGCGGCCGTGCTGGGCGACCTGTTCGCCGCGGCGACGATCGGCATCATCGACGAAGCAGGCGAGCTCGTCCGCGTCGTTGCGGTCAAGGGGCGCCTGCAGGAGCGCATAGCCGGACGGACCTCCGTCATTTCCGCCGACCATCCCGAGGGCCAGGGCATCATCGGCCTCTCGCTGCGCACGCGCCGGCCCAGCGTCATGAACGATTATCTGAGCGAGCCGCGGTCCGCCTATTGGCGCGCGAGGGCCATCGAGGACGGAACGCGGGCTGCGGCGTGCTTCCCGCTGCTGAGAGCGGGACGGGAACCGGTCGGCATTCTGCTCTTCCTCGCACCGGAAGAGAATACGTTCACGCCCGATCTGGTCGAGCTGCTCGGGCGCCTCGCGGAGAACGTCTCCTTCGCACTCGACAATTTCGAGCGCGCCGAGGAGAAGGCACGCACCGAAGCGCAGAAGGAGCGCCTCACCCGCATGTTCGCGGCCTTGAGCGCGACCAACGAGGCGATCATGCGCGCGAAGTCGCGTGCCGAGCTGTTCGACCTCGTCTGCCTTGCGGCATCGAACGGCGCCAAGTTCACCTCGACCACGATTGCCCTGGCCAGGCCTGGTACCGACCTGCTCGAGATCGTCGCCGCCGCCGGTCCGTCGGCCGGCACCACGCGCAATGTCCGTCTCTCGATCGATCCCGAGCGGCCGGAGGGGCGCGGCATGAGCGGCACGGCGTTCCGCACGCGCCAGCCCTGCATCAGCAACGATTATCTCAACGACGACCGCGTCCGCGTCTTCCACCCCATTGTGCGCGGGGATGGCGCGCGGTCGGGCGCCGCGTTTCCGCTCGTCACGCACGATGAGGCCGTCGGCGTCATGATCTACATGTCGACCGAGCCGGCGACCTTCACGCCAGAATTCGTCGAGCTGTTGCAGCGTCTCGCCGACAACGTCTCCTTCGCGATGGAGAATTTCGATCGCACCGACGAGAAGAACAAGGCCGACGAGCGCATCGAATACCTCGCCTCGCACGACAGCCTGACCGACCTGCCGAACCGCGAGACCTTCAACGGGCTCTTGCGCGAGGCGATCGATGCGGCGCAGCGCCATGATCACCGCTTTGCGGTGCTGTTCATCGACCTCGACCGCTTCAAGGTCATCAACGATTCGCTCGGCCACGAGGCCGGCGACCTGCTCCTGCTCCAAGTCGCGAACCGCTTGCGCGGCAGCTTGCGGGCGAGCGACGTGGTCGCGCGCCTCGGCGGCGACGAGTTCGTGGTGATCCTCGACCAGTGCGGCGAGATCGACGACGTTCAGCGCATCGCGACTGAATTGCTCGCTGCGCTCGCCGAGCCCATGGAGCTCGCCGGCCACGAGTGCCACACCACGGCCTCGATCGGCATCGCGATGTATCCGGCCAACGGCTCCGATGCGCAGACGCTGACCAAGAACGCCGACATGGCGATGTACCTCGCCAAGGAGGACGGCAAGAACGGCTATCGATTCTTCTCCAACGAGGTGAAGACGCAGTCGATCGAGCGGCTGTCGCTGGAGAGCGCGCTGCGCCGCGCGCTGGAACGCGAGCAGTTCTCGCTCAACTACCAGCCCAAGGTGGACATGGCGACTGGTCAGATCACGGGTGTCGAGGCGCTGCTGCGCTGGACCCATCCCGAGCTCGGCAACGTCTCGCCCGCACAATTCATTCCGCTCGCGGAGGAAACCGGGCTGATCGTGCCGATCGGCCGCTGGGTGCTGAAAGAGGCCTGCGCGCAAGCCATGGCCTGGCAGCGCCGCGGCCTGCTGCCGCTGTCGATGGCAGTCAACCTGTCGCCGCGGCAGTTTGCCGACGAGCATCTGTTGCAGGACGTCGACGAGGCGTTGGCGGCCTCCGGCATGTCGCCGGTGCTGCTCCAGCTCGAGGTCACCGAGAGCATGATGATGCGCAATGTCGGCCGCGCGCTCAAGGTGCTCGACTCCATCCAGAGCCGCGGCATCCGTCTCGCCATCGACGATTTCGGCACCGGCTATTCGTCGATGTCGCTGATGAAGCACTTCCCGATCGACACGATCAAGATTGACCGCTCCTTCGTGCGCGACCTGCCGCAGGATTCGGAGGATCAGGCGATCGCGCAGGCGATCATCAGCATGGGTAAGGCCCTCGGCATGACCGTCGTCGCCGAAGGCGTCGAGAATGCCGAGCAGGAGGCGTTCCTGCGCAGCCATGGCTGCGACGAGATGCAGGGCTTCCTGATCTCCAAGCCGCTGCCGGCGCGGCAGATGGCTGAGCTGCTGCGGCCGATGGTGCTGCCCGTCGCGCCGCCGCTCCAGCCGGAAGCGGCCGATGAAGACGCAGCCTCAGGGCTGAAACGCGCTGTCGTCTGACGGCTGCGGGTGCAGCTCGCGGACCTCGTGCTCTTCCCCCTCGGCCTTGCTCGGAAAATCCTGGGGGGCCGTCAGTGACGTCTGCTCGTTGAACAGTGCAAGAATGGCACGCGCGCCGTCGGCGAAGCTCGTCCCTTTGCTTACGTCCAATGCGCAGCAGCATGCTGCGCTCATCGGCTCCTGGTCGTCGACCACGGCCATGGCAGGCCCCCACCACCAGGCAGGCGCGGGCGAACGCTCGTCCTCCGGCACGACATGCCAGCGGACGAACTCCTCCATCACGCGCTCGAATTCCAGGCGGGCAGCCTGATGCATGTGGTCGATGCTCCCAGAATCGCGTCCGACGACGGGCCGACACGCCGACTTGATCGTCGCTTCGCTCGGAAAATTCGGTTCGTGCAACTGGGCCGAACCATGCAGGTCGACGTCGTCGTCGACAATGCGGAACGCGCGGCTGTCGGCGATGCGCCGGCGCGGCCGCGACAATTCATTCTAGCCGCTCGAGGGCACGGCAAGCAAGCGATTGCAGCCGCGATTGCCTAACGCGGCCTGAACGGATGCGCCTTCTGGTGCCAGGCCCAGGCCGTGCGGACGACCGTCGGCAGGTCGGAGTGACGCGGCACGAAGTTCAGCACCTTTCTCGCAGCAGAGGGATCGGCGACCAGAAAGGTGGGATCGCCGGCGCGGCGCGGCTTGACCGTGTGCGGCACCTCGCGCCCGGTCTCCTTCTTGATCGCGTCGAGGATCTCGCGCACGGAAAAACCGGAGCCGGTGCCGAGATTGAAGCTGCCGCCGGCATGGCCTTGTTCCAGAAGCTTCAAGGCCGCGACATGCGCGGCCGCAAGGTCCGTGACGTGGATGTAGTCGCGGATCGCGGTGCCGTCCGGCGTGTCGTAATCGTCGCCGAACACCGCGAAGTCGACATGGCCCTGAAGCGCCATCATTGCGCGCGGAATGAGGTGGGTCTCGTTGTCGCGCAGCTCGCCGATGCCGCCGGCCGGATCGGCGCCGCTGGCGTTGAAATAGCGCAGGCAGAACGCACCGAAGCCATAGGCCGTGCGGTAATCGGCGAGCATGCGCTCGATCATCAATTTCGATGCGCCGTAAGGATTGATCGGCGCGCAAGGAAAGTCTTCCGGCAGCGCCTTGGAATCGGCGTTGCCGTAGACGGCGCCGGTCGAGGAGAACACGATACGATGGCAGCCCGCGTTGCGCATCGCCTGCAACAGCGACAGCGTGCCCTGGACGTTGTTGATGTAATATTTCTGCGGGTCGGTCATGGACTCCCCGACGAGGCTCGCCGCCGCGAAATGCATCACCGCCGTGATCTTGTGGTCGGCGAAGGCGCGCGCCAGCGCCGCGCCGTCGAGCAGGTCGCCCGTCACCAGCGGGCCGGATACGAAGCTGCGATGACCCGTCGAGAGATTGTCATAAACGACGGGCTGATAGCCGGCGGCGGTCAATGCGCGGCAAGCATGCGAGCCAATATAGCCAGCGCCCCCGGTGACGAGGACGGTCGGTCGGTCAGTCATATCGTATTCTGCTCTTCTCTTAGCGGAGGGGGCGGTTGCGGCTGAAGAGAAGATAGAGCGCGCGGGGGTTGGTGGTCAAATAACGCCAGAGCAGACGGCGCGGCTCGAGCAAGGTGCGCCAGGCCCATTCGAGCCCGATCTTCTGCATCCATTGCGGCGCGCGGGAACGGCTCCCTGACAAGAAGTTGAATAGTCCGCCGGATGTCTTGATGACGCCAACATTGGTCAGATGCGGCGTGAACTCCTTCACGAATGCCTGTTCGTTGGGCACACCGAGCGCGACCCACAGATAATCCGGCGCCAGGGCATTGATCTCCTTGACCTTGGCACGCAGCGCGTCGCCGCGCAGATAGCCGTGGCTGCGCCCGACGATCTTGAGACGTGGATACATCTTCTGGACGTTTGCGACCGCAGCGGCGTTCTCGGGCTCGCTTGCGCCGAACATGTAGAAGGTGCGGCCTGCGGCTTCGGCCTTGCGCGCGACGACGTGGAACAGGTCCGTGGTTGCGACGCGCTCCGGCAGCGGGAACCAGGATTGCAGCTTCGAAGCTGCGACCAGCGGCTGACCGTCGGCGTTGATCAAATCAGCGGCACGGAACAGGCGCTCGGTCTGCGGCTCGGTCGAGCAGCGCGCCAGCACCTCGCCATTGGCCGAGGTCAGGAACAGCGGACGGCCGATGCGATGGTCGGGATTGGTCGCCTCGATCATGAAATCGGCGGTCTCTTCCAGGTCGAGCGCGGCCATGCGAAGTCCGCCAACGGTGATTCTCGGCACCTCGGCAGTTGCTGCCCGTCCGTCGAAGTTGACGCGGCGCTCAAGCATATTGTTTGCCTCGCTGGCGCGTTTGCATTGCAGGGGTCAGCTCGTCGAGCACGACGCCGACGAGCTTGCGCTCGGCCTGGCCGAGCGCGGTCAGGATCTCTTCCAGGCTGTCGTTGACGTCGAGGCTGGTCGGCAGCACGGCCACCAGCGCGTCGATGTCGTCGAACAGCTTGCGGCCGCCGGAAGCGAGCGGCAAGGCCGGGCCGTCGAGGACCACGAGATCATAGCCGCCGGCGGAACGGGCCTGCGCAATCGCCTTGCGGATGGCGTCGGCGGCCTTGCCGGCGTCGCCCTCCGCGGCGGGCAGCACCGAGATGCCGTTGACCGTCCTGATCTCGCGTGCGTCCTTGCTGCCGATCGAGAGCCAGCCGAGCCTGCTCGGCTCGCTCTTGCCGGGACGGATGACCTTGTTCGAGAGCGAGCGCGCCTGATGGTCAGCATCGATCATCAGCACGCGGGCGCCGTCGCGTGCGGCCGCCAGCGCGAAATTCAGCGCGGTCACGCTGCGGCCGCTGGTCCTGCCAGCACCGACCAGCGCAACGACCGGCATCGCCTTGCCGCCGGCGCGCCGCGCCACCGCCGCGCGCAGGTCGCGCCAGGCGTTGAGCAGGCTCGTCAGGGGAAAGCCCGGGCGCAGCGTCGGCCAACCCAGCCGTGTGAGATCGACGCCGCCGCCGGTGGGAAGTATGGCGCCGAGCGTGTGGATGACGTCGGCCTCCTGGAAGCGTGCGATCAGCGGCTTCTCGATCAAGGGCTGCTCGACCATCGAAGGCTGCAGCGGAGGCGCGGCAAGTTCCGGCGGAGCCGACGCAGCTTCAGATGCGCGCGGGATCTGCCGCGGCTGGGCAACTTCCGCAGGCCGCGGGAGCTCCGGTGCTCGGGATGCCTGTGGCATCGGCGAGCGCTCATGTCGGGCGGGCGTCGGCGTCGCGGGCGCGGTTGCGCCAGCGAACAGCAAATCTGCCACAACGAACCAGCTCGATGCAGCGATCGCCCCGAAAATGAAGCCGATCATCGCGAACAGGCTCATCGCCGGCGGGAACGAGCGCCGCTGCGGCACCGTCGCCTCGCCGATAACGCGGGCGGCCGAGGTGTTCAGGCTCTCCTGCTCCTCGGTCTCGCGGGAGCGCTTGAGAAAGGACTGATAGACCTCGCGGCTGGCATCGGCTTCGCGCTCGAGCTCGCGCAGCCGCACGGCGGCCTGGCTGAGCTGGACGCTTTGCCGCTTCTGTGCTTCCAGCGCGCGGTTGAGCGAGGCCTCGAAATCGCGGGCGCGCGTCAGGTCGTTCTTGGCGGACTGGGCGAAGCGGTCGATCTCCTCGTTGATGGTGCGCTTGAGGTCCTCGACCTGCTTCTCGGTCTGGCGCAGTGCCGGATGGCGCGGGCCGAGCTCGCCGGCCTGCTCCGCATATTTCTTCCGCGCATCGGCATATTGCGCGCGCAAATTCGCAATGGTCGGCGATTGCAGCGCCTCCGGAATCGCGCCCGCGTCGGCAGCTGTACGCCGGCTCGCCTCGATCTGGTCGAGCCGCGCCTGCGCATCCATCGTCGCCGCGCGGGCCGCGGAAAGCCGCTGGTTGCTGGCGGAGAGCTGCTGATCGCTGATCAGCGCATCCTGGGTGCCGACGAAATTGTTCTGGGCCTTGTAGGTCGCCAGCGCGGTCTCGGCGTTGCGCAGCCGGTCGCGCAGCTCCTTCAGGCGGCTGGAGAGATCGTTGGTGGCCCGCCGTGCCGCCGAAGCCTGCGAATTGCGGGATTCGGCGAGATAGGCATTGGTCAGCGTGTTGGCGAGCATCGCCGCCTTCGCTGGATTCGTCGACCAGACCTCGACGTCGACGATGAAGCTCTTCTCGGTCTTGCGAACGGCGATGTGCCTGTTCAGCGCCTCGAGCGCCGCAAGCTGCACCTCCTTCGTCTCTGCGGCGGACGGCGCGCGGGGCTGCAGGCCGATCAGGCCGAGCAGCGACGACATCAGGCTCGCAGCGTCACCGCCTCCGAATTCCGGGTCCTTGTCGAGACCCGCCTGCTGGATCACCTGGAGCAGCACGCTGTTGGAGGTGATCAGGCGCGCCTGGCTCTCCACCACCATGGACATGCCGGAAACGTCCTGGGCGCGCGGCGTGAGCTCGCGGTCGACGAGCTGGAGCTCGCGCGGGTCGACATAGAGCTGAGCGGTGGCGGTGTAGCGGGGCGTCACGCTCTTGCCGATGGTGACGGCAAGCGCCGCGCCGAGCAGGGCGGCCGCGGCGATCGCGACCTTCCGCCGCCAGAGCAGAGTGGCGAGCTCCAGCACGTTGAAGCCGGCCTGAGGCTTCCGCTCAGAGGCCTCCGGTCTGGCTCGATCGATCGGCTGGTTATAATCAAGCATGATCCCCAGCTTTCATTCCAAGTGCCGCGGGCTGAGGGGTTACTCTTCGCTTTACGCCACGCACCCGGGATATAGGTGCCCAATCAACGCAACAGGGAAAATTAACCATACTCATTGAGGGACTATTCACCGAAATGGCAAACAAAGCGTTTAAGCGCATGCCATCCCTCGGCGCGTCCTTATGACGCCCGCGATACCCGCCTCTTCCAGCAATTAACGGTTCGTTACCGCGCGCAGCATGGCCGCGAGCCGCCGTTCGTCCGGTGATGGGCCGCGCACGTGCCATCGCCGTCAGATCCTCCGAAGAATGACGTGATAGTCGCCGCGGCGGACGTCGGTGCCGCGCGGCAGCACGGCGTTCAGCACCGCGGCGCCGGCGTCGACCAGCGCCGCAACCAGCGGCTTGCGCCGGCGCATCTCGGGATAGCGCGGACTTTCGACCTCACGGCGGTAGATCATCTCGAGGCCGTTGGCGGCCGCGAATGCTTGGAGCCGGGGCAGCGTCACCAGCGGATGAAAGAAGGTCGGGAACGGAGGCTCGCCGGGCAGGCCGGCGTCTTTGATGCCGCGGATGTGCCGATAGAACCAGACGTGAAACCAGTGCGGCGAATATTTGGTGACGACCCCGGAGAGCGAGCGCGGATTGGGCGCGCCGATCAGGATCATCCCGCCGCGCTTGAGCGCGTCACGGAAATTCAGCAGCGCGGCGTCGACATCAGGCAGATGCTCGATCACGTTGTAGCAGATCACGAGATCGAAGGTCTCGCGGGCGAAGCGGTAAGCCTGGACGTCGCCGAGGATCGCCTCGTCGGCGTAGGTGTTGTTGCGGACCTGGTCCTCGTCGATGTCGACGACGGTGACCTTGCTGCGGCTCAGCAAGTCCGGCGGCAGAACGCTGCACGAGCCGCCGCCTGCTTCATAGATCGCGAGCTGGCCCCGCGGCAGCTCGCGGCACAGCACGTCATGGACGGCGAGCAGGCTGTCGCGGGCTTCGCCGGGGACGAGATCATGAAGCGCCTCGGCATAGGGCACGGCCGCGGGGATCGCCGTGGTTGTCGCGAAATCGATCGTGGCTGGCTTGTTCATGGATTCTGACCGCGCTTGTTCTATTCAAATTTACAGGAAAAAACGCGCCTGCCCGAAGAGCAAATCCGATGCCGCATCGTCTCACCGGTCGCAGTGCTTACGGCCCGGTTAATGCGCATGCGCATTAACTACAGCATTGTTCATGTTGGAGCGTTGTCGGCGCGTGGACCGCCAATTGCAGCATGACGCGCGGCGAACTTGGTGGTCATGTGCCGCGCGGCAGCCGTCCATTTTGGGACGCATCTGTCCCGCGGCGATGTGCCGTCGTGGGACGCGCGATCGAAGCAGGGCTTTTTCAATACATCTCGGACATCTAGACCTCATGACATTGATCCCGACAGACCTGTCTGTGGCGCGCATCTCGGATGCCGTGGGCGATCCCAACCGGGAGATCGTGGCGAGCTCTCGCGTCATCGACCTGTCGGTCGGCATCGTCGTCTGCGTTCCCTGCTTCCGTCGTCCGCAACACCTGCGCCTGACGCTGGAATCGCTGGCGAACCAGCGCACCCCGCGTTCCTTTGCCGTCGTCATGGTCGAGAACGACGCGATGCGGCGCGAAAGCACGCCGGTTGCCGCGGAGTTCCTGGCCGCTGGGAGGCTCCAGGGCGTTTGCCTCATCGAGAAGCGGCAGGGCAATTGCCAGGCGATCAATGCTGCCTTCGAGACCGCGCAGGAGCT from the Bradyrhizobium sp. WBAH42 genome contains:
- a CDS encoding exopolysaccharide transport family protein, which codes for MLDYNQPIDRARPEASERKPQAGFNVLELATLLWRRKVAIAAAALLGAALAVTIGKSVTPRYTATAQLYVDPRELQLVDRELTPRAQDVSGMSMVVESQARLITSNSVLLQVIQQAGLDKDPEFGGGDAASLMSSLLGLIGLQPRAPSAAETKEVQLAALEALNRHIAVRKTEKSFIVDVEVWSTNPAKAAMLANTLTNAYLAESRNSQASAARRATNDLSSRLKELRDRLRNAETALATYKAQNNFVGTQDALISDQQLSASNQRLSAARAATMDAQARLDQIEASRRTAADAGAIPEALQSPTIANLRAQYADARKKYAEQAGELGPRHPALRQTEKQVEDLKRTINEEIDRFAQSAKNDLTRARDFEASLNRALEAQKRQSVQLSQAAVRLRELEREADASREVYQSFLKRSRETEEQESLNTSAARVIGEATVPQRRSFPPAMSLFAMIGFIFGAIAASSWFVVADLLFAGATAPATPTPARHERSPMPQASRAPELPRPAEVAQPRQIPRASEAASAPPELAAPPLQPSMVEQPLIEKPLIARFQEADVIHTLGAILPTGGGVDLTRLGWPTLRPGFPLTSLLNAWRDLRAAVARRAGGKAMPVVALVGAGRTSGRSVTALNFALAAARDGARVLMIDADHQARSLSNKVIRPGKSEPSRLGWLSIGSKDAREIRTVNGISVLPAAEGDAGKAADAIRKAIAQARSAGGYDLVVLDGPALPLASGGRKLFDDIDALVAVLPTSLDVNDSLEEILTALGQAERKLVGVVLDELTPAMQTRQRGKQYA
- a CDS encoding bifunctional 2-polyprenyl-6-hydroxyphenol methylase/3-demethylubiquinol 3-O-methyltransferase UbiG, with translation MNKPATIDFATTTAIPAAVPYAEALHDLVPGEARDSLLAVHDVLCRELPRGQLAIYEAGGGSCSVLPPDLLSRSKVTVVDIDEDQVRNNTYADEAILGDVQAYRFARETFDLVICYNVIEHLPDVDAALLNFRDALKRGGMILIGAPNPRSLSGVVTKYSPHWFHVWFYRHIRGIKDAGLPGEPPFPTFFHPLVTLPRLQAFAAANGLEMIYRREVESPRYPEMRRRKPLVAALVDAGAAVLNAVLPRGTDVRRGDYHVILRRI